The Ovis aries strain OAR_USU_Benz2616 breed Rambouillet chromosome X, ARS-UI_Ramb_v3.0, whole genome shotgun sequence genomic sequence cccactccagtactcttgcctggaaaatcccatggatggaggagcctggtaggctgcagtccatggggtcgctgagagttggacacgactgagtgacttcattttcacttttcactttcatgcactggagaaggaaatgacaacccactccagtgttcttgcctggagaattccagggacagcagagcctggtgggcttccgtctatggggtcgcacagagtcggacacgactgaagcgacttagcagcagcagcagcagcagcagcagcagtggcttttatatttatttatgtagttacttttaacaatattctttatttctttatatggGTTCTTGTTACTGTGTATAAATAAACAAAGATATACTCAGCTCCATTAGTAAttagagaaattttttaaaaatcacaataaggTACTACTTAAGACCTAGTAGAATGGCTATAATTTAAAGTAAATAGGCAGATTTGTGTATTGCCAAAACATTACAGAAATTGGACCTTCACACATTGCTAATGGAAATGAGAAATTATGTGGACACTTTGGAACAGAattgcagtttctttttttttaatttattttttaattgaaggaaaattgctttacagaattttgttgttttctgtcaaacctcaacatgaatcaaccatatggataactgtgtcccctgcttcttgaacctccctcccatttccctccccatcccacccctcttgatggatacagagtccctgtttgcaCTCTGagatatacagcaaattcccattggttatctgttttacatagggTAATGTAAGTTTCactgttactctctccatacatctcaccctctcctcccctctcactGTGTCCATCAGTCTATTCTTTGTGtcagtttctccattgttgccctgcatAAATTGttcggtaccatctttctagattccatgctgctgctgctgctaagttgcttcagtcgtgtccgactctgttggACCCTATAGGCAGCAGCCCAaaaggctcccccgtctctgggattctccaagcaagaatactggagtgggttgccatttccttctccaatgcatgaaagtgaaaagtgaaagtgaatatgtgttaatatatttatctttctctttttgacttcaccctgtataataggctctaggttcatccacttcattagaactgactcaaatgtgtttctttttatggctgagtaatattacatggtgtatatgtaccacaacttctttatataatcatctgtcaatggacatctaagttgcttccatgttctagctattgtaaatagtgctgcaatgaacaatgggatatatgtgtctttttcaattttggtttcctcagggttgctggaattccctagtggctcagatggtaaagagtatgcctgccatataggagacctgggtttgatccctgggttgggaagataccctgcagaaggaaatggcaacccctccaacattcttgcctggaaaatcccattgactgtagcctgccaagctcctccgtccatggggtcacaaagaatcagacacgactgagcgacttcacttcactttctttcttcagggtatatgcccaagcgtgggattgctgggtcttatggtggttttattcctagtttttaaagaaatcttgataccattttccatagtggctgtatcaatttgcattcccaccagtagtgcaagagggttcccttttttctacaacttctccagcatttaatgCTTgcagagtttttgatgatggccattctgacctgtgtgaggtgatacatcattgtagttttgatttgcatttctctaataatgagtagtgttgaccatcttttcatgtgtttgttacccatctttatgtgttctttggagaaatgtctgtttagatctttttcccgttttttggttgcattgtttgtttttctggtattgagttgtatgagctgcttgtatattttggaaattaatcctttgtcagttgtttcattggctattattttctcccattctgagggttgtcttttcaccttgtttatagtttcctctgctgtgcaaaagcttttaattttaagtagGCCCCActtgtatacatttatttttatttagattgGAAGTTTCTCATGAAGTTAAATATAGGTTTACCGTATGCCATTGCAATCTCAGTCATAAAGTATCTTGTCAGGAGAAgttaaaacattctttttaaatttgtatatgaACGTTCACAGTAGCAATATTCCCTAAAGCCTATAAgtaaaacaactcaaatgtcttcCAACTGGTGAATGAACAGAAGTACCATACCTATggagtagaatattattcagcaataaaaaaagaatgaagtagcaATATCTAACACAGGTAAACTGAAAAACACTATCCCAAATGAAAGAAACCCAACAGAAAAGAAGGCATAttgtatgtttccatttatagTAAATGTCTTGAAAAGGCAGATGTCTAGAGACCTAAACTAGACCAGTATTTACCAGGGTCTATCTGGGGATAGTATTACAGAGAGACTGTAAATGGGCATGAAGTATCTGGggtgtgatgaaaatgttctaaaattcgTTGTGATGATGGGTTGTACAGCTCTGTAAATATATTAAAGTCATTGAATTGGGTGATTTCAGCATCACTATCAAAGAAAGAAACCCTACAGACCTGTCTCTCCATAGAAACATCCATTGGATAGAGACGATTGGGAGCCTGGGAACAGTGACAGAATGAAtaattcataataaatatttttatatactttactTTCTGAATCTTATGGATGTTTTACTACTTCTAAAACTTAACACAAAGAAATTCACTCTtccagggaaggaaaaaaggtACAGATAATTCTTTCAGGAAGCCTAATTTTGACTTTAAAGTGTGCCAGGTGAGGATTAAAAGACCTATGTGTTTAGTGAGCATCAAGTATGAAATAAGTCATTTGGGGCTGGAAACAACAGAGAACATGGACTCAGGGTCTGAACACCTGAAAAAACATACAAACACCACATATAAAcctatcaattaaaaaaaaataaaacagggataatGCCATTCATCCTACAGGAATATTGCCTAAATGAAATCACGTATGTAATAGTGATTACATAGCTCATGGAAATGAGATGGCAACAGAGCAGAAAATAGGCAGTTTATCCCTTCTGAAGCCAGATAATTCTAGCCTCCATTCACCAGGGCTGCTCTTCACTTTGAACTTGTCAAAGAGGGATTTGGCCAAGCTGACTTCTGGACCCCCCATCTTGCTACCCAGAATTAAGCAGTAACATTTCACATAAAGTGAAAACTCCCTTCACTTCAACCCTTGCCCAACCCCATCCCCTTCACTCTTTCCCCAGTTCAACCCCAATCATGATTTTCAGGCCATGTTTTTATACTTTAACTCTGCTCAGGCATCCGCACTCACCAGGGCCCCAGACCAACCCCAACCCAACATTGTTTTACTAGGGGAGGAATGATTTTGTGTTTTCCATGGCCCCATGGAACACCTTCCCTCTCCCTCGGTGGAGATCCTAAGCTGTACGTGGACGGGGCCTGGGTAGCTGGAGAGACTCTTATATACCTGTTTTAAAGTTCAAAAGTGAGATTTGCACATAAAAATTAGAGACGTTTATTTATGCATCAACTATTAACTTTATTTGAAGAACCAGTAACTTTATGTGAAGAACTGCCAACACTGCaagaaaaacacttcagtgaAGTTTTTCTGCAAGGGCAATACTGCAGACTTCATGGCAGGcagggtgaccttgggcagtcaCCCGGGACTCAGGGGAAAGTCCAGTCTAGGATCAGTCCTCCTTGTCGCCGTCGCCCAAGGTGAGCTTGTCAAAGACGTACTCTGCCAGGCTGCCTTCCGGGGACCCCACGTTGCTCAGGTTGCTGACATGGTCTCCCAGCTCCTTGATGAACTTGACCTGCTGGTCCAGGTAGCCGGTCCCCAGGAAGTGGCACAGGTGGGCGTCGATGCTGTCGGTGGCCAGCTTGTGCAGGTCGAGCAGGCTCTGGTTGACGCTCTTCTCCAGGTGCAGGGTATCTTGCATGGCCTGGAGTGCGCTCTCCCACTGCTGGGTCTCAGGCATTCTGATGTCGAGGAAGGAGACGCGGCCCCCACGCCGGTTCTGCAGGAACATCAGGCTCTCGGCTGTCTTGCTGTGCTCGTGAGAGCGGAGCAGGAAGAAGCGGTAGAAGTGCTTCAAGCCCACATCATCACGGTTGAGGTAGAAGGCCACGGCCAGGCACTGGAAGGAGGCGTGGAACTCCAGGGCAGTGTGGCTGTTGAGCGCGGCCTCACACTCAAGGCGGTAGTTCTGACGAACCTGTGAGGGTGGTGTGGGCATCATGGCGGGCGACTCCAGGGCCCAGGGAATGGGGGCTCGGTCGGCAGGTTTGCGGGGCCGGCATCGGCGGGGGCGCGAGCGCCAGCGGCCTCCTCGGAGCCTTCCCATGGTGGATGATGTGGGCGACCAGAGGCGGGCTCTGGGCCAGACGACAGGTGGCTGGGTGCGGGCTCTAGGATGGATGGGTAATGGCGTCCGTTGGGCCAGGTCAGTGCCTGGGCTTGAGATTGGTTAAGGAAGAGGTCACGTGGGTGGGCGGGATCCGTGGGCAGGCGGGGTCTATGGTCTTGACCCGCCTCCTTTCGCCTGGTGACGTAATGGCTGTTGAGAAGGGACTATAAGACAATTTCAACAATCAGGT encodes the following:
- the LOC114111576 gene encoding ferritin heavy chain-like, which encodes MMPTPPSQVRQNYRLECEAALNSHTALEFHASFQCLAVAFYLNRDDVGLKHFYRFFLLRSHEHSKTAESLMFLQNRRGGRVSFLDIRMPETQQWESALQAMQDTLHLEKSVNQSLLDLHKLATDSIDAHLCHFLGTGYLDQQVKFIKELGDHVSNLSNVGSPEGSLAEYVFDKLTLGDGDKED